One window of Sphingobacteriales bacterium genomic DNA carries:
- a CDS encoding tetratricopeptide repeat protein, protein MTPEHLTTLVADLEAFVNNGKMAQAEATASELLDNPKLIKEPELNARTLVCLSLIYLKRHELKKALANALQAQKLAKQCSNKIIFLKSLLQSGVVYHQLSDFQKALDTQHHALELAKKLESKQDIVKALNSIGVIYSDMADYVKALEFLHQSLILTNELEDTESILVSTGNLGVVYRKISDFPKAIEYYHRALALSEKIGDKRGIAKSMGNLGVVYNELSDYSKSLEFTYHALALFEELGDKAGIARNKCYLAHAYHNLQDYPKALQQLQEALLLFEEMGHKNSVATQTSNIGAVYSLIPDFQMALDYFHRAMVLNESLGNKRDVAINGGNIGKIYATKEFEGYNPGKAEDYLLKAIAMNKELGIKKVQSTYERSLSDLYKIEKRWEECHRHFENFYELEKELHLEDAKKKAEQLSYERQEAEREKQQAIAKAKHEATEQLLFNVLPPVIAQRMLDGATIIAEKLPSVSVLFADIVGFTRLSQRITPEQIIQGLDRIFSEFDTLAEKYNLEKIKTIGDCYMVVAGAPKARSDHAEVIALFALDMQKVIKKYKAISTGEEIMMRIGIHTGEAIAGVIGKKKFAYDLWGDTVNTASRMESHGVEGKIHVSAEFADALKETSFQFILRGEMDVKGKGIMKTYFLSESLTEANN, encoded by the coding sequence ATGACCCCTGAACATCTGACCACTTTGGTAGCAGATTTAGAGGCATTCGTTAATAATGGGAAGATGGCACAAGCAGAAGCAACTGCTTCAGAGCTTTTGGACAACCCAAAACTTATAAAGGAACCAGAACTGAATGCAAGAACTCTAGTATGCCTGTCTCTAATATATTTAAAACGGCATGAACTAAAAAAGGCTCTTGCCAATGCTTTGCAAGCGCAAAAATTGGCAAAGCAATGCTCCAACAAAATTATCTTTCTCAAATCACTCTTGCAAAGCGGAGTAGTATATCACCAACTTTCTGATTTTCAAAAAGCCTTGGATACTCAACACCATGCCTTAGAACTTGCAAAAAAACTGGAAAGCAAACAAGACATTGTTAAAGCTCTAAATTCTATAGGTGTCATTTATAGTGATATGGCAGATTATGTCAAAGCTTTGGAATTTCTTCATCAATCTTTGATATTGACTAATGAGCTGGAAGATACCGAAAGTATTTTAGTCAGTACCGGAAACTTAGGAGTTGTTTACAGAAAAATTTCCGATTTCCCAAAGGCTATTGAGTATTATCACCGCGCTTTGGCTTTGTCTGAAAAAATTGGAGACAAGCGTGGAATTGCTAAAAGTATGGGGAACCTGGGGGTTGTCTATAATGAACTTTCCGATTATTCCAAATCGTTAGAATTTACATACCACGCATTGGCATTGTTTGAAGAATTAGGTGATAAAGCAGGTATTGCAAGAAATAAATGTTACCTCGCTCATGCGTATCATAATCTACAAGACTACCCGAAAGCTTTACAACAACTTCAGGAAGCATTGTTGTTGTTTGAAGAAATGGGACATAAAAACAGTGTTGCAACTCAAACAAGTAATATTGGTGCCGTTTATAGCCTAATTCCCGACTTTCAAATGGCATTGGATTATTTTCACCGCGCCATGGTTCTGAATGAATCGCTTGGTAACAAACGCGACGTGGCGATTAACGGAGGGAATATCGGTAAAATTTATGCAACCAAAGAATTTGAGGGCTATAACCCCGGTAAAGCAGAGGATTACCTGCTAAAGGCAATCGCAATGAACAAAGAATTAGGTATCAAAAAAGTTCAGAGCACTTATGAAAGGTCCCTTTCTGATTTATACAAAATTGAAAAACGCTGGGAAGAATGTCATCGGCATTTTGAAAATTTTTATGAGTTGGAAAAAGAACTACATTTAGAGGATGCAAAGAAAAAAGCAGAACAACTGAGTTATGAACGACAAGAAGCTGAACGCGAAAAACAACAGGCAATAGCTAAAGCAAAGCATGAAGCAACCGAACAGTTGTTGTTTAACGTACTCCCCCCTGTCATCGCCCAACGAATGTTGGACGGAGCCACTATTATAGCTGAAAAGTTGCCCTCTGTTTCGGTTTTATTTGCCGATATAGTAGGATTTACCCGACTGTCGCAACGTATAACCCCTGAACAAATAATTCAAGGGTTAGATCGTATTTTCAGCGAATTTGATACCCTTGCCGAAAAATATAATCTGGAAAAAATCAAAACAATCGGCGATTGTTATATGGTTGTCGCAGGTGCGCCAAAAGCACGTTCTGACCATGCTGAGGTAATCGCGCTCTTTGCACTTGATATGCAAAAAGTTATAAAGAAATACAAAGCCATAAGTACAGGAGAGGAGATTATGATGAGAATAGGTATTCATACCGGCGAAGCCATAGCCGGAGTTATCGGAAAGAAAAAATTTGCCTATGACCTTTGGGGAGATACCGTAAATACGGCAAGCAGGATGGAATCTCATGGCGTAGAAGGTAAAATTCATGTCAGTGCAGAATTTGCAGATGCTTTAAAAGAAACCTCATTCCAGTTTATCTTAAGAGGTGAAATGGATGTTAAGGGCAAGGGAATTATGAAAACTTATTTCCTCTCTGAATCTTTAACGGAAGCAAACAATTAA
- a CDS encoding YitT family protein — translation MQIKKDKINWNEIFKVKHILFNVLGVGLVTFALKGFMIPNQFLDGGVTGISILVHEITHLSFAMLIIIFNIPFLFLANRIFDITFTVQSCISIVMLAVCMSVIHIDAVTTDRLLIALFGGGLIGLGIGFCMRGGSTVDGAEVLAALTIRKIGLDTSEVIFAMNSTLFLLAAYSFGITTALYSIVTYFAAIKALDYVTDGFEHYTSLHIISSKSDEIKELIVKGFGKGITVLKGEKGYLPDSFEVRTECDVVVTIVTRLELLRIKEAVIKLDPLAFIYIQQVKEANGGILSKVKNH, via the coding sequence ATGCAAATAAAAAAAGATAAAATTAACTGGAATGAGATTTTCAAAGTCAAGCATATTTTATTCAATGTGTTAGGAGTGGGGTTAGTTACCTTTGCACTAAAAGGATTTATGATTCCGAATCAATTTCTGGATGGAGGAGTTACCGGTATTTCTATATTGGTGCATGAAATAACACATCTTTCCTTTGCAATGTTAATCATTATTTTTAATATTCCTTTTCTATTTCTGGCTAATCGCATATTCGACATAACTTTTACCGTACAATCCTGTATCAGCATCGTCATGCTGGCTGTCTGTATGTCAGTAATTCATATTGATGCTGTTACAACCGACAGGCTGTTAATTGCATTATTTGGAGGAGGGTTGATAGGATTAGGAATTGGATTTTGTATGCGGGGAGGCTCAACGGTAGATGGAGCAGAAGTACTTGCAGCATTGACTATCCGAAAAATTGGGTTAGACACTTCGGAGGTAATTTTTGCCATGAATAGTACTTTATTTTTATTAGCCGCTTATTCGTTCGGCATTACAACAGCATTGTATTCTATTGTTACCTACTTCGCAGCAATCAAAGCTTTGGACTATGTAACAGATGGCTTTGAACATTACACTTCGCTTCATATCATATCATCTAAAAGTGATGAGATAAAAGAACTTATCGTCAAGGGGTTTGGCAAAGGCATCACCGTTTTAAAAGGTGAAAAAGGATATTTACCGGACAGTTTTGAAGTCCGTACTGAATGTGATGTAGTTGTCACTATTGTTACAAGACTTGAACTGTTAAGAATAAAAGAGGCGGTCATTAAATTAGACCCTTTGGCATTTATCTACATTCAACAAGTCAAAGAAGCAAACGGGGGGATACTCAGTAAAGTAAAAAATCACTGA
- a CDS encoding VOC family protein, whose translation MNNQKITPCLWVEKDAKAVAEYYLSIFKEGTLKDYQLFENMPSADGTGNDGSFETAVMELSGVEFSILAAGPMFKFNEAISLVINCKDQEEVDYYWEALTSNGGEEGVCGWCKDKYGLSWQVVPVEYFDLIHSDDTAVRQKAIINTFKQKKLILSELK comes from the coding sequence ATGAACAATCAGAAAATTACCCCTTGTCTTTGGGTTGAAAAAGATGCTAAAGCAGTGGCAGAATATTACCTCTCTATATTTAAGGAGGGTACGCTGAAAGACTATCAGTTGTTTGAAAATATGCCATCAGCAGATGGTACAGGCAATGATGGAAGTTTTGAAACCGCTGTCATGGAGCTGTCAGGAGTGGAATTTTCAATTCTTGCCGCAGGTCCGATGTTTAAATTCAATGAAGCTATTTCACTCGTGATAAATTGTAAAGACCAGGAAGAGGTGGATTACTATTGGGAAGCACTTACTTCTAACGGCGGCGAAGAAGGGGTATGTGGATGGTGCAAAGATAAGTATGGTTTGTCGTGGCAGGTTGTTCCCGTTGAATACTTTGACCTGATTCATAGCGATGATACCGCGGTGAGGCAGAAAGCGATAATAAACACATTTAAGCAAAAAAAATTAATACTTTCAGAGCTTAAATAA
- the idi gene encoding isopentenyl-diphosphate Delta-isomerase, with translation MIDTLEYVVLVNKKGKVLGTEEKMAAHQKGLLHKAFSVFIFNSKGQMLLQQRALDKYHFGGLWSNSCCSHQRLKEADEAAAHRRVKEELGFETPLKEVFTFIYRAEDEATQLIEHELDTVFVGIYDGDTSMYNRSEVQAIRWISMPELFKDLNEFPENYTFWFKTALLELTSKNLLSVFAIRKLFA, from the coding sequence ATGATTGATACCCTTGAATATGTAGTGCTGGTCAATAAAAAAGGTAAAGTTCTGGGAACAGAAGAGAAAATGGCAGCCCATCAAAAAGGGTTGTTACACAAGGCTTTCAGTGTGTTTATTTTTAACAGTAAGGGGCAAATGCTTTTGCAGCAAAGGGCATTAGATAAATATCATTTTGGTGGTTTGTGGAGTAATAGCTGTTGCAGTCATCAAAGATTGAAGGAAGCCGACGAAGCTGCCGCACATAGAAGAGTGAAAGAAGAACTGGGATTTGAAACCCCGCTAAAGGAGGTGTTTACCTTTATATACCGTGCAGAAGACGAGGCAACCCAACTGATAGAACATGAATTAGATACTGTATTTGTAGGTATTTATGACGGCGACACTTCGATGTATAACCGCTCCGAAGTTCAGGCTATTCGTTGGATAAGTATGCCTGAACTATTCAAAGACCTTAACGAGTTTCCGGAAAATTATACCTTTTGGTTTAAAACCGCCTTACTCGAACTAACCTCCAAAAACCTGTTGTCGGTATTCGCAATCAGAAAGCTGTTTGCTTAA
- a CDS encoding ribonucleotide-diphosphate reductase subunit beta — MNSTEPILMENKDRFVLFPIKYADVWKMYKQAEASFWTAEEIDLSQDLTDWAKLNEDEKHFIKHILAFFAASDGIVNENLAINFMNDVQIPEARCFYGFQIAIENIHSETYSLLIDTYIKDPSERTYLFNAIETVPCVKKKADWALRWIQDAPTFAHRLIAFASVEGIFFSGSFCSIFWLKNRGLMPGLAFSNQLISRDEGLHCDFACLLYGMLQNKLSYEEVKVIICEAVDYEKEFVTDALPVSLIGMNAELMQQYIEFVADRLLVALGYEKVYQASNPFPFMEMISLQGKTNFFENRVSEYQKSGVMAEKSSQVFALDEDF, encoded by the coding sequence ATGAACTCAACAGAACCAATTTTGATGGAGAACAAAGACCGGTTTGTTCTTTTTCCGATTAAGTATGCCGATGTATGGAAAATGTATAAACAGGCCGAAGCGAGTTTTTGGACGGCCGAAGAAATTGACCTTTCACAGGATTTGACCGATTGGGCAAAGTTGAATGAAGATGAGAAACATTTTATAAAACACATTTTAGCTTTTTTTGCAGCAAGTGACGGCATTGTGAATGAAAACCTTGCCATCAATTTTATGAACGATGTTCAAATACCGGAAGCGCGTTGTTTTTACGGTTTTCAGATTGCCATCGAAAATATTCATTCCGAAACCTATAGCTTGCTGATAGATACTTATATCAAAGATCCTTCTGAACGAACCTATTTGTTTAATGCCATTGAAACGGTACCCTGTGTAAAAAAGAAAGCAGATTGGGCACTTCGTTGGATTCAGGATGCCCCAACGTTTGCGCATCGGTTGATAGCATTCGCTTCTGTCGAAGGCATTTTTTTCAGTGGCAGTTTTTGTTCCATTTTTTGGCTTAAAAACCGTGGCCTGATGCCCGGTTTAGCTTTTAGCAATCAACTTATAAGCAGGGATGAAGGGCTTCATTGCGATTTTGCCTGTCTGCTTTACGGAATGTTGCAAAACAAACTCAGTTATGAAGAGGTCAAAGTCATCATTTGCGAAGCAGTAGATTACGAAAAAGAGTTTGTTACAGATGCGCTTCCTGTTTCGCTGATAGGTATGAATGCCGAACTGATGCAGCAATATATTGAGTTTGTCGCGGACAGGTTGCTTGTAGCTTTGGGGTATGAAAAGGTATATCAAGCCTCAAATCCTTTCCCTTTTATGGAGATGATCAGTTTGCAGGGGAAAACCAACTTTTTCGAAAACAGAGTTTCAGAATATCAAAAATCAGGAGTGATGGCCGAAAAATCATCTCAGGTTTTTGCGTTGGATGAAGATTTTTAA
- a CDS encoding ribonucleoside-diphosphate reductase subunit alpha: MFVIKRSGKRESVSFDKILKRIQNLCTGLNNLVEPVGISQKVVQGLRDGITTTELDNLAAQTSAAMITIHPDYGILAARIAVSNLHKNTRESFSRNIKDMFRYVDSKVGKAALVSKRLYDIVQANKERLDNAIDYARDFDFDYFGFRTLERSYLLKMHGFIVERPQHMFMRVAVGIHYEDIDAAIETYHLMSQKWFIHATPTLFNAGTPRPQLSSCFLLTMQDDSIQGIYNTLKQCAEISQSAGGIGLSIHNIRAKGSYIKGTNGESNGLVPMLQVFNTTARYVDQGGGKRKGAFAVYLEPWHADIFDFLELKKNHGKEEMRARDLFYALWTPDLFMRRVMKDEMWSLFCPNEAPGLYDSYGEEFERLYEQYEREGRARKTIKAQDLWFAILDSQVETGTPYMLYKDAANRKSNQKNLGAIRSSNLCTEIMEFTSKDEVAVCNLASINLSKMVENGAFNHQKLHEITKTVTRNLNKVIDINYYPVPEAKRSNMRHRPIGIGVQGLADAFLLLRLPFESEQARKLNKEIFETIYHAALTASCELAQQYGHYETFKGSPASGGVLQYDMWGVEPGDRWDWYTLKANIMKYGLRNSLLLAPMPTASTSQILGNNECFEPYMSNIFTRRVLSGEFILLNKHLLKDLIELGLWDDDLKNSLIANNGSIQNIEGIPDEIKELYKTTWEIKQKTLIDYAADRGPFICQSQSLNVFMEDVNYKKLSSLHFYAWQRGLKTGMYYLRTRPAADPIKFTVDVTRLRRPQTEDNNEAPSTITDEEVVAMVAKVCSIDNPDCESCSA, translated from the coding sequence ATGTTTGTAATCAAACGCAGCGGAAAAAGGGAATCAGTTTCATTTGACAAGATTTTGAAGCGTATTCAAAACCTTTGCACCGGGTTAAACAACCTGGTTGAACCGGTTGGTATTTCCCAAAAAGTGGTACAAGGTCTGAGGGATGGGATTACCACCACCGAACTGGACAATTTAGCTGCACAAACCTCAGCAGCCATGATTACTATTCATCCCGATTATGGCATATTGGCTGCCCGCATTGCCGTTTCAAACCTGCATAAAAACACCCGGGAATCATTCTCCAGAAATATTAAAGACATGTTCAGGTATGTTGACTCCAAAGTTGGGAAAGCTGCTTTGGTTTCAAAACGCCTTTACGATATTGTTCAGGCCAACAAAGAACGGTTAGACAATGCTATTGATTACGCTCGTGATTTTGATTTTGATTATTTTGGTTTCAGAACCCTCGAGCGCTCATACTTGCTCAAAATGCATGGATTTATTGTTGAACGGCCGCAGCACATGTTTATGCGGGTAGCTGTTGGTATTCATTATGAAGATATTGATGCCGCAATTGAAACCTATCACCTGATGTCACAAAAGTGGTTCATACACGCAACCCCTACTTTATTCAATGCAGGCACACCACGACCCCAGTTGTCGAGTTGTTTTTTGCTGACCATGCAGGACGATAGCATACAGGGAATTTACAACACCTTGAAACAATGTGCAGAAATTTCTCAATCTGCAGGAGGTATCGGACTAAGCATCCACAATATCCGGGCAAAAGGGAGCTATATCAAAGGAACCAATGGCGAATCTAATGGATTGGTGCCTATGTTGCAGGTTTTCAATACAACTGCCCGTTATGTTGACCAAGGCGGCGGAAAACGCAAAGGTGCATTTGCCGTTTATCTCGAACCCTGGCACGCAGATATTTTCGATTTTCTCGAACTGAAAAAAAATCACGGTAAAGAGGAAATGCGCGCCCGAGATTTGTTTTATGCCCTATGGACTCCCGATTTGTTTATGCGGCGGGTGATGAAAGACGAAATGTGGTCATTGTTTTGTCCCAACGAAGCGCCGGGACTTTATGACAGCTACGGTGAAGAATTTGAACGGTTATATGAACAGTATGAACGGGAGGGCAGGGCGCGTAAAACCATCAAAGCTCAGGACCTTTGGTTTGCTATTCTCGATTCTCAGGTCGAAACCGGAACCCCCTATATGCTTTACAAAGATGCAGCGAACCGGAAATCCAATCAAAAAAACTTAGGCGCTATCAGGTCGAGCAATTTATGTACGGAAATCATGGAGTTTACTTCCAAAGACGAGGTCGCTGTTTGCAATCTCGCTTCCATCAATTTATCGAAAATGGTGGAAAACGGAGCGTTTAACCATCAAAAACTGCACGAAATCACCAAAACAGTTACGCGCAACCTGAACAAGGTGATTGATATAAACTACTACCCTGTACCGGAAGCAAAACGTTCAAATATGAGGCATCGCCCTATCGGAATCGGAGTGCAAGGGCTTGCAGATGCCTTTTTGTTGTTGCGGTTGCCGTTTGAAAGCGAACAAGCCCGAAAGCTCAACAAGGAAATTTTTGAAACCATTTACCACGCAGCACTAACTGCTTCCTGTGAGCTTGCGCAACAATATGGTCATTATGAAACCTTTAAAGGCTCGCCGGCAAGTGGTGGCGTATTGCAATATGATATGTGGGGAGTTGAACCGGGAGACCGGTGGGATTGGTACACCCTAAAGGCAAACATAATGAAGTATGGATTGCGCAATAGCCTGCTTTTAGCACCTATGCCAACCGCATCCACTTCTCAGATATTAGGCAATAACGAGTGTTTTGAACCTTATATGTCCAATATTTTCACCCGCCGCGTATTGAGTGGTGAGTTTATTCTTCTAAATAAACACTTATTGAAAGATCTCATTGAATTAGGTCTTTGGGATGATGACCTGAAAAACTCGTTAATTGCCAACAACGGTTCTATTCAAAACATTGAAGGTATTCCGGACGAGATTAAGGAATTGTATAAAACAACCTGGGAAATTAAACAGAAAACCCTGATTGACTATGCTGCCGACAGGGGGCCTTTTATCTGCCAAAGCCAAAGTCTGAATGTGTTTATGGAGGATGTTAACTATAAGAAACTTTCCAGTTTGCATTTTTATGCCTGGCAAAGAGGGCTTAAAACAGGAATGTATTATCTGCGTACCCGGCCCGCTGCCGACCCGATTAAATTTACAGTAGATGTAACGCGATTGCGTCGTCCACAAACAGAAGATAACAACGAAGCACCTTCTACTATTACCGATGAAGAAGTAGTTGCAATGGTCGCCAAGGTTTGTAGTATTGATAATCCCGATTGTGAAAGCTGCAGTGCATAA
- the dnaN gene encoding DNA polymerase III subunit beta, producing the protein MLFTISTNTLQKQLQLVNGAVGAGAVMPILSDFLFELDGSTLSIIASDMELTMHTDVEVMGTEDGAIAIPAKMLTEVIKNLPEQPLTFVVDEETGAIIIRSQNGEYKIAGENAAEFPEMTTLSGAQTITLNSDLLLAAATKTLFATGTDQLRPAMTGIFCKFDENGAVFVATDAHKLVKLEHTAQTYTENVSFILPRKALTLLKNALPANTIVHLTYNASNALFTFESIKLNCLLVEGRFPDYSVVIPTKNHNIITVDRNELLNATKRAVIFSNKSTFEVVFTLSENTLKLNTQDLDFATESHENIACDYQGEELEIAFNARFLIEMLSAIETDEVRIELSVPFKAGLVLPATQETDEHLLMLIMPIMRHRQ; encoded by the coding sequence ATGCTGTTTACAATCTCTACCAATACCCTGCAAAAACAATTGCAATTAGTCAATGGAGCTGTAGGGGCAGGGGCGGTTATGCCCATTTTGAGCGATTTTTTGTTTGAACTTGACGGATCTACTCTTAGTATTATCGCCAGTGATATGGAATTAACCATGCATACCGATGTCGAAGTGATGGGGACTGAAGATGGTGCAATTGCTATTCCTGCAAAAATGCTGACCGAAGTAATTAAGAACCTTCCCGAACAGCCTTTGACCTTTGTGGTAGATGAAGAAACCGGTGCTATTATCATTCGTTCGCAAAACGGAGAGTATAAAATTGCCGGAGAAAATGCAGCCGAATTTCCCGAAATGACAACTTTATCCGGTGCACAGACCATTACGCTAAATTCAGACCTTTTATTGGCTGCTGCAACAAAAACGCTGTTTGCTACAGGCACAGATCAACTAAGACCGGCAATGACCGGAATTTTTTGCAAATTTGATGAAAACGGTGCAGTTTTTGTCGCGACCGATGCCCACAAATTAGTAAAACTCGAACATACTGCACAAACCTATACTGAAAATGTATCCTTTATTTTGCCCCGAAAAGCCCTGACCCTTCTTAAAAATGCATTGCCCGCCAATACCATTGTCCATCTTACCTATAACGCCTCTAATGCCCTTTTTACCTTTGAATCGATTAAGTTGAATTGTCTGTTAGTCGAAGGGCGGTTTCCGGACTATTCCGTTGTTATTCCAACAAAAAATCACAATATCATTACAGTTGACCGAAATGAATTGCTTAACGCTACCAAGCGGGCCGTCATTTTTTCCAACAAATCAACTTTTGAAGTCGTTTTTACACTTTCAGAAAACACACTGAAGCTAAATACGCAAGACCTCGATTTTGCAACAGAATCACATGAAAACATAGCCTGCGACTATCAGGGTGAAGAACTTGAAATTGCTTTCAACGCCCGGTTTCTGATTGAAATGTTGTCAGCGATTGAAACAGACGAAGTTCGAATTGAACTTTCTGTTCCTTTTAAGGCAGGACTTGTGCTTCCGGCAACTCAGGAAACGGATGAACATTTGCTGATGCTCATTATGCCGATTATGCGGCATAGACAATAG
- a CDS encoding T9SS type A sorting domain-containing protein, giving the protein MKRLNAIVNKAILALVLFGFTLLGGIIFQSANAQTDTTLVAVDDYVNVNAASVTIAVMSNDILPALGASLVSIGCGPSYGTAFMNPAGVITYSFSAGAIMNDEFCYVICDFNSVCDTAMVYIIVSTGPGAPVANDDYVQTETDSAVTIFPMLNDEFDSSVSISISSPPINGTISATGSGAFAYIPNPGFEGDDFFTYTICNTMGDCSTATVYIYVGTSIGGEAPIAVDDTFYTYTDMPIVIHVLGNDIWSPAMVIDIVSISDPENGTIVEGAIALYYTPNPGFTGIDQFTYVICTGNTPEYCDTALVTIIVESDTTTTGCNTFSCVWPGDANNNGIANNYDILTIGLGYGFTGPARTDASLDWIGQYADNWDDFLGTAGTVGFLNAKFADCDGNGIIEAADTLAVSLNYGMTHGKNEGDADEDSPVLTFELPLDVEENTWVSADVILGNATNGISDIHGLAFSFAFDAGLVQASSVSFTFDSDSWLGSPENLSFSKRLTDGNADVAYTRTDRNNVSGYGKIGTVNFFVIDNIDGKNETAPLLEISASNAYMVNAEGILTQLNTLSASTEISTSIIPNQPTLIDGIKVYPNPANVNSEIFISAGNAQVNYITVINAAGQTVFASKVDDSTSIKLMTNGYAPGLYLMQLQTNEGIISRKIILND; this is encoded by the coding sequence ATGAAACGTTTAAATGCAATAGTAAACAAGGCAATTCTCGCGCTGGTATTATTTGGCTTCACCTTATTGGGAGGTATTATCTTCCAATCTGCAAACGCTCAAACAGATACTACTTTGGTTGCAGTAGATGATTATGTCAATGTTAATGCTGCAAGTGTTACAATTGCAGTAATGAGCAATGATATCTTACCCGCTTTAGGTGCGTCTTTAGTCAGTATCGGATGTGGACCTTCTTATGGGACAGCCTTTATGAATCCTGCCGGAGTAATCACCTATTCATTCAGTGCCGGTGCAATTATGAATGATGAGTTTTGCTATGTAATTTGCGACTTCAATTCAGTTTGTGATACGGCTATGGTCTATATTATCGTTTCCACAGGTCCGGGCGCTCCGGTGGCAAACGATGATTATGTTCAAACAGAAACTGATAGTGCAGTTACGATCTTCCCGATGTTGAATGATGAATTTGACAGCAGTGTCAGCATTTCCATCAGCTCCCCCCCTATCAATGGCACAATAAGTGCTACCGGAAGCGGGGCATTTGCCTATATTCCAAATCCCGGTTTTGAAGGGGATGATTTCTTTACCTACACGATATGTAACACTATGGGCGACTGTTCGACAGCCACGGTATATATCTATGTGGGTACATCAATAGGAGGTGAAGCACCAATAGCTGTTGACGACACTTTTTATACTTATACCGATATGCCAATTGTTATCCATGTTTTGGGCAATGATATCTGGTCTCCGGCAATGGTTATTGATATTGTCAGTATTTCAGACCCTGAAAACGGCACTATAGTAGAAGGTGCAATCGCATTGTATTATACGCCCAATCCGGGCTTTACCGGAATTGATCAGTTTACTTATGTAATTTGCACAGGAAACACTCCGGAATACTGCGATACCGCATTGGTTACCATTATTGTTGAGTCCGATACCACTACCACAGGCTGTAATACCTTCTCTTGTGTATGGCCTGGAGATGCCAACAACAATGGCATAGCCAACAACTATGATATCCTAACCATTGGTTTGGGCTATGGATTTACAGGCCCGGCAAGAACTGACGCTTCCCTCGACTGGATAGGCCAATATGCAGACAATTGGGACGACTTTCTGGGAACTGCCGGTACTGTTGGTTTCTTAAATGCCAAATTTGCTGACTGTGACGGAAACGGCATCATAGAAGCTGCCGACACCTTAGCGGTTTCACTAAACTACGGCATGACCCATGGAAAAAACGAAGGAGATGCTGACGAAGATTCCCCGGTTCTTACTTTTGAATTGCCATTAGATGTTGAAGAAAACACCTGGGTTTCTGCAGATGTAATTTTGGGTAATGCTACTAACGGCATCTCCGATATTCACGGGCTTGCATTTTCATTTGCCTTTGATGCCGGTCTTGTACAAGCCTCTTCTGTCAGTTTTACCTTCGATTCAGATTCATGGTTGGGCAGCCCGGAAAACCTGAGTTTTTCTAAAAGACTCACTGATGGCAATGCAGATGTTGCCTATACCCGTACTGACAGAAACAATGTTTCGGGATATGGTAAAATAGGAACCGTTAATTTCTTTGTGATTGATAATATTGACGGCAAAAATGAAACTGCACCTTTGCTCGAAATCTCTGCAAGCAATGCTTATATGGTCAATGCAGAGGGTATTTTAACACAATTGAATACGTTGTCTGCTTCTACTGAAATTAGTACCAGCATTATTCCAAATCAGCCTACTCTGATTGACGGCATTAAAGTTTACCCAAATCCTGCCAATGTCAACAGTGAGATATTTATTTCTGCCGGCAACGCTCAGGTGAACTACATTACTGTTATAAATGCCGCGGGACAAACAGTATTTGCTTCTAAAGTTGATGACAGTACGAGCATAAAACTAATGACAAACGGTTATGCTCCCGGTTTGTATCTGATGCAATTGCAAACAAATGAAGGAATAATCAGTCGTAAAATTATTCTAAACGACTAA